A single Anopheles arabiensis isolate DONGOLA chromosome 2, AaraD3, whole genome shotgun sequence DNA region contains:
- the LOC120895721 gene encoding hydroxylysine kinase, with protein sequence MEMKTIVKKRTVAEDMERENGSEDCETPTGLNIRDETENGAESVAQGTLKPGSPIRPLVSEEEVRKLAERLYGIIVLEMCELDSYDDRNFMIHADSFVKNPILKSVSTNGYVMKIANSLDSSDESFFYAQNEIMLHLNKRGIKCPVPMQNIYGKYHSVEKLGQLNHVVRLLEYIPGKVFHGVPHPDKLFYQAGQFIARIDSALKSIDKEMVAKRQSIWMMENFPKLKDFLYVIKDEHHKDIVEQVLDAFQRRVIPNINEYEQGVIYGDFNEHNIIVNKKSSNVKEYEITGIIDFGDVCYSRYVFELAIAMAYMILEANDINTGGLVIAGYSMIRLIPLHEKEILRVAIAARLCQSLVMGLYTATVDASNQYILSSQTRGWNVLEALWAESDKDLLERWNSIAEEYLTRSS encoded by the exons ATGGAGATGAAAACTATCGTCAAAAAGCGCACTGTAGCTGAAGATATGGAAAGGGAGAATGGAAGTGAGGATTGCGAAACACCTACTGGGTTAAACATTCGCGACGAAACGGAGAATGGTGCGGAATCGGTGGCCCAAGGCACATTGAAACCAGGTTCGCCAATACGTCCTTTGGTTAGTGAAGAGGAGGTGCGGAAACTGGCAGAACGGCTTTATGGAATCATAGTACTAGAAATGTGTGAGCTCGATTCATATGATGACCGTAATTTCATGATCCATGCAGATAG cttTGTGAAGAATCCCATCTTAAAATCAGTCAGTACCAATGGTTACGTGATGAAGATAGCGAACTCGCTCGATTCCAGCGATGAATCTTTCTTCTATGCGCAGAATGAGATCATGCTGCATCTGAACAAGCGTGGCATCAAATGTCCAGTCCCGATGCAGAATATTTACGGCAAATACCATTCGGTTGAGAAATTGGGACAATTGAATCATGTCGTTCGGTTGTTGGAATACATACCCGGGAAGGTATTCCACGGCGTTCCTCATCCAGACAAATTGTTTTATCAAGCAGGGCAGTTTATTGCAAGGATTGATTCAGCATTAAAG TCGATCGATAAGGAAATGGTTGCTAAACGGCAGTCTATTTGGATGATGGAAAATTTTCCCAAATTAAAGGATTTTCTATATGTCATCAAGGATGAGCACCATAAAGATATAGTCGAACAAGTACTAGATGCTTTTCAACGTCGTGTGATTCCTAACATAAATGAATACGAACAGGGTGTTATATACGGAGATTTCAACGAGCATAACATTATTGTGAATAAGAAATCATCCAACGTTAAGGAATACGAAATAACTGGCATTATCGATTTTGGTGATGTGTGCTATTCACGGTACGTGTTCGAGCTGGCGATTGCAATGGCCTACATGATTTTGGAAGCAAATGATATAAACACTGGTGGTTTGGTAATAGCTGGCTACAGCATGATTCGTCTGATTCCTTTGCATGAAAAAGAAATTCTTAGG gtTGCAATCGCAGCGCGCCTATGCCAAAGCCTCGTTATGGGACTCTACACGGCTACTGTCGATGCAAGCAATCAATATATCCTTTCCTCCCAAACTCGTGGATGGAACGTGTTGGAAGCTCTTTGGGCTGAGAGTGATAAGGACCTTTTGGAGCGATGGAATTCAATTGCCGAAGAATATTTAACACGTAGCTCGTGA
- the LOC120895973 gene encoding signal recognition particle 54 kDa protein, with product MVLADLGRKITNALHSLSKATIINEEVLDSMLKEICTALLEADVNIRLVKKLRENVRSVIDFDEMAGGLNKRRMIQSAVFKELVKLVDPGVKPYQPIKGRPNVIMFVGLQGSGKTTTCTKLAYHYQKKNWKSCLVCADTFRAGAYDQIKQNATKARIPFYGSYTEVDPVTIAQDGVEMFKKEGFEFIIVDTSGRHKQEESLFEEMLAVANAVNPDNIIFVMDATIGQACEAQAKAFKEKVDIGSVIITKLDGHAKGGGALSAVAATNSPIIFIGTGEHIDDLEPFKTKPFISKLLGMGDIEGLIDKVNELKLDDNEELIDKIKHGQFTIRDMYEQFQNIMKMGPFSQIMGMIPGFSQDFMTKGGEQESMARIKRLMTMMDSMSDGELDNKDGAKLFSKQPTRVTRVAQGSGVIEREVRDLISQYTKFAAVIKKMGGIKGLFKSGDMTKNVNPTQMAKLNQQMAKMIDPRMFQQMGGMNGLQNMMRQLQQGAGGLGNLMSGFGGK from the exons ATGGTGTTAGCCGATTTAGGACGCAAAATTACGAATGCTTTGCACTCGCTAAGCAAAGCGACGATCATAAATGAAGAGGTGTTAGATTCAATGCTGAAAGAGATTTGCACGGCATTGCTCGAGGCGGACGTCAACATTCGGTTGGTGAAGAAGCTGCGTGAAAATGTACGTTCTGTGATCGACTTCGATGAAATGGCCGGAGGTTTGAATAAGCGACGAATGATTCAATCGGCAGTGTTCAAGGAGCTGGTTAAGTTGGTTGATCCGGGGGTGAAGCCATACCAGCCCATTAAAGGACGTCCGAACGTGATAATGTTCGTAGGACTGCAGGGATCTGGTAAGACGACAACTTGTACAAAACTGGCGTACCATtatcaaaagaaaaactggAAATCGTGCCTAGTCTGTGCCGATACATTTCGTGCTGGTGCGTACGATCAAATCAAGCAAAATGCCACCAAGGCGCGTATTCCATTCTACGGTAGCTATACCGAAGTCGATCCGGTCACAATCGCACAGGATGGTGTAGAGATGTTCAAAAAGGAGGGCTTTGAGTTTATAATCGTGGATACGAGTGGCCGACATAAGCAGGAGGAATCACTGTTCGAGGAAATGTTGGCAGTGGCCAACGCGGTCAACCCGGATAACATTATTTTCGTCATGGATGCTACCATTGGGCAGGCTTGTGAGGCCCAGGCAAAAGCGTTCAAAGAAAAGGTGGACATTGGTTCGGTCATCATTACGAAGCTAGACGGTCATGCGAAGGGTGGCGGTGCACTATCAGC GGTGGCAGCAACTAACTCCCCCATCATTTTTATCGGTACTGGTGAGCACATAGACGACTTGGAACCGTTTAAGACGAAGCCCTTTATTAGCAAACTGCTTGGAATGGGAGACATTGAGGGCTTAATCGACAAGGTGAACGAATTGAAGCTGGACGACAACGAAGAGCTAAtcgataaaatcaaacatGGTCAATTCACCATTCGGGACATGTATGAACAGTTCCAAAATATCATGAAGATGGGTCCTTTTTCGCAAATTATG GGAATGATTCCAGGATTTTCTCAAGATTTTATGACCAAGGGCGGTGAGCAAGAGTCAATGGCTAGAATCAAGCGTCTAATGACCATGATGGACTCCATGTCTGACGGGGAGCTCGATAACAAGGATGGTGCGAAACTGTTCAGCAAACAGCCAACACGAGTAACGCGAGTGGCTCAAGGATCGGGCGTCATAGAGCGGGAAGTGCGCGATTTGATATCACAGTACACGAAATTCGCTGCAGTCATCAAGAAGATGGGAGGTATTAAGGGGCTGTTCAAGAGTGGCGATATGACGAAAAACGTGAATCCGACACAAATGGCCAAACTGAATCAACAGATGGCAAAGATGATTGATCCTCGCATGTTCCAACAGATGGGCGGCATGAACGGTTTACAAAACATGATGCGCCAGCTACAACAAGGTGCGGGCGGCCTCGGTAATTTAATGAGTGGGTTCGGTGGCAAATAG
- the LOC120895057 gene encoding Y+L amino acid transporter 2 isoform X1 — MTAKKTAAQASDAVAAIGNNEVGDKVVLKRKITLINGVGIIVGTIIGSGIFISPTGVFVFTRSVGSSLVIWTLSGILSTLGALCYAELGTCITRSGGDYAYLLVAFGPLVGFLRLWMALLIIRPTTQINLLLDCIEQAIVALTFAQYAVRPFFEDCEAPESAVRLLAAVCLCFLTAINCISTKWAMKIQDVFTIAKLTALVSIILAGIYFMATESLDNFQNPWEGEYALSSLAYAFYSGLFAFGGWNYLNFVTEELENPYKNLPRAIWIAMPMVTGIYVFVNMAYFAVVSRQEMLASIAVAVSFGNRMFGSVAWLIPIFVALSTFGGVNGILFTSARLFSTGAQEGHLPAWFSLVHVDRQTPIPALIFTCITSIIMLLSANVFVLINYFSQILWLSVAASIAGLLWLRISKPNMPRPIKVNLALPIIFLICCLGLVLLPSFTEPFNLLVGLAITLSGVPIYYVCIVWRSNKQTKNQLMQWIERGCQILFNAAFVDCHHDRKREREFSEMQTSIEDKSVSH; from the exons ATGACTGCAAAGAAAACTGCAGCTCAAGCATCGGATGCCGTGGCAGCCATCGGTAACAACGAAGTAGGGGATAAGGTTGTACTGAAACGAAAAATTACACTTATCAATGGAGTTGGCATCATTGTGGGAACAATTATCGGTTCCGGTATCTTCATTTCGCCAACTGGAGTATTTGTTTTTACCAG GTCAGTCGGTTCCTCCTTGGTTATCTGGACGCTGAGTGGAATCCTGTCGACGCTGGGAGCCCTGTGCTATGCTGAGCTGGGCACATGCATCACGCGTTCCGGTGGAGACTATGCGTACTTGCTGGTAGCTTTCGGGCCACTTGTTGGATTTCTACGTCTCTGGATGGCACTGCTAATTATTCGCCCAACAACACAG ATTAATCTATTGTTGGATTGCATTGAGCAA GCTATCGTCGCATTAACTTTTGCACAGTACGCAGTCAGACCGTTTTTCGAAGATTGTGAAGCTCCAGAAAGTGCTGTGCGTCTTCTGGCAGCTGTATGTCTCTGTTTTCTCACGGCCATTAACTGCATTTCAACGAAATGGGCAATGAAGATACAGGATGTATTTACCATAGCCAAGCTTACTGCCCTAGTTTCCATAATCCTGGCAGGCATTTATTTTATGGCAACCGAGTCTCTCGATAATTTCCAAAATCCTTGGGAAGGAGAATATGCGTTATCCAGCCTTGCGTATGCTTTTTACTCCGGACTGTTCGCTTTTGGAGGATGGAACTATCTTAACTTTGTTACAGAAGAGCTTGAAAATCCTTACAA AAATCTTCCCCGTGCAATTTGGATTGCGATGCCTATGGTCACTGGTATCTACGTTTTTGTCAACATGGCTTATTTTGCGGTAGTATCGAGGCAGGAAATGCTTGCATCAATTGCCGTAGCTGTTTCGTTTGGCAATCGGATGTTTGGCTCCGTCGCTTGGCTGATACCAATATTTGTGGCTCTCAGTACCTTCGGTGGGGTTAATGGAATATTATTCACCTCGGCTCGTCTTTTCTCTACTGGTGCACAAGAAGGACATTTACCAGCCTGGTTTTCACTAGTTCATGTCGACCGGCAAACCCCTATACCGGCGCTTATATTTACCTGCATCACTTCTATAATCATGCTGCTTTCTGCCAATGTTTTCGTTCTGATCAACTATTTCAGCCAAATCCTCTGGCTTTCTGTGGCCGCCAGTATCGCCGGTTTGCTGTGGCTAAGAATTTCAAA ACCTAACATGCCGAGACCTATTAAAGTTAATTTAGCTCTGCCAATCATATTTCTCATCTGTTGCCTGGgattggtgctgctgccgtcgttcactGAACCATTCAACCTACTTGTCGGTCTGGCGATTACTTTGTCCGGTGTTCctatttattatgtgtgtatCGTATGGCGCagtaacaaacaaactaaaaaccaGCTCATGCAATGGATTGAACGGGGTTGTCAAATTCTGTTTAATGCAGCCTTCGTGGACTGTCACCACGACCGTAAACGGGAGCGAGAATTTTCTGAAATGCAGACCAGTATCGAAGACAAAAGTGTAAGTCACTAA
- the LOC120895057 gene encoding Y+L amino acid transporter 2 isoform X2, which translates to MTAKKTAAQASDAVAAIGNNEVGDKVVLKRKITLINGVGIIVGTIIGSGIFISPTGVFVFTRSVGSSLVIWTLSGILSTLGALCYAELGTCITRSGGDYAYLLVAFGPLVGFLRLWMALLIIRPTTQAIVALTFAQYAVRPFFEDCEAPESAVRLLAAVCLCFLTAINCISTKWAMKIQDVFTIAKLTALVSIILAGIYFMATESLDNFQNPWEGEYALSSLAYAFYSGLFAFGGWNYLNFVTEELENPYKNLPRAIWIAMPMVTGIYVFVNMAYFAVVSRQEMLASIAVAVSFGNRMFGSVAWLIPIFVALSTFGGVNGILFTSARLFSTGAQEGHLPAWFSLVHVDRQTPIPALIFTCITSIIMLLSANVFVLINYFSQILWLSVAASIAGLLWLRISKPNMPRPIKVNLALPIIFLICCLGLVLLPSFTEPFNLLVGLAITLSGVPIYYVCIVWRSNKQTKNQLMQWIERGCQILFNAAFVDCHHDRKREREFSEMQTSIEDKSVSH; encoded by the exons ATGACTGCAAAGAAAACTGCAGCTCAAGCATCGGATGCCGTGGCAGCCATCGGTAACAACGAAGTAGGGGATAAGGTTGTACTGAAACGAAAAATTACACTTATCAATGGAGTTGGCATCATTGTGGGAACAATTATCGGTTCCGGTATCTTCATTTCGCCAACTGGAGTATTTGTTTTTACCAG GTCAGTCGGTTCCTCCTTGGTTATCTGGACGCTGAGTGGAATCCTGTCGACGCTGGGAGCCCTGTGCTATGCTGAGCTGGGCACATGCATCACGCGTTCCGGTGGAGACTATGCGTACTTGCTGGTAGCTTTCGGGCCACTTGTTGGATTTCTACGTCTCTGGATGGCACTGCTAATTATTCGCCCAACAACACAG GCTATCGTCGCATTAACTTTTGCACAGTACGCAGTCAGACCGTTTTTCGAAGATTGTGAAGCTCCAGAAAGTGCTGTGCGTCTTCTGGCAGCTGTATGTCTCTGTTTTCTCACGGCCATTAACTGCATTTCAACGAAATGGGCAATGAAGATACAGGATGTATTTACCATAGCCAAGCTTACTGCCCTAGTTTCCATAATCCTGGCAGGCATTTATTTTATGGCAACCGAGTCTCTCGATAATTTCCAAAATCCTTGGGAAGGAGAATATGCGTTATCCAGCCTTGCGTATGCTTTTTACTCCGGACTGTTCGCTTTTGGAGGATGGAACTATCTTAACTTTGTTACAGAAGAGCTTGAAAATCCTTACAA AAATCTTCCCCGTGCAATTTGGATTGCGATGCCTATGGTCACTGGTATCTACGTTTTTGTCAACATGGCTTATTTTGCGGTAGTATCGAGGCAGGAAATGCTTGCATCAATTGCCGTAGCTGTTTCGTTTGGCAATCGGATGTTTGGCTCCGTCGCTTGGCTGATACCAATATTTGTGGCTCTCAGTACCTTCGGTGGGGTTAATGGAATATTATTCACCTCGGCTCGTCTTTTCTCTACTGGTGCACAAGAAGGACATTTACCAGCCTGGTTTTCACTAGTTCATGTCGACCGGCAAACCCCTATACCGGCGCTTATATTTACCTGCATCACTTCTATAATCATGCTGCTTTCTGCCAATGTTTTCGTTCTGATCAACTATTTCAGCCAAATCCTCTGGCTTTCTGTGGCCGCCAGTATCGCCGGTTTGCTGTGGCTAAGAATTTCAAA ACCTAACATGCCGAGACCTATTAAAGTTAATTTAGCTCTGCCAATCATATTTCTCATCTGTTGCCTGGgattggtgctgctgccgtcgttcactGAACCATTCAACCTACTTGTCGGTCTGGCGATTACTTTGTCCGGTGTTCctatttattatgtgtgtatCGTATGGCGCagtaacaaacaaactaaaaaccaGCTCATGCAATGGATTGAACGGGGTTGTCAAATTCTGTTTAATGCAGCCTTCGTGGACTGTCACCACGACCGTAAACGGGAGCGAGAATTTTCTGAAATGCAGACCAGTATCGAAGACAAAAGTGTAAGTCACTAA
- the LOC120898892 gene encoding glucosidase 2 subunit beta, protein MSPKHRSGGWLLLLATICNFGILVLTELPRPRGVSIAQASLYEDRTGSGQFVCLDGKKIIHRENINDDYCDCDDGSDEPGTAACPSGIFHCTNAGYKQLNIPSSRVNDGICDCCDASDEYASQANCANTCSELGKEDRMREKQRSEMLKTGNQLRLEMSQRGRSLKDEQRARLADLDKNRAEAEALKQEKATLKTEAEELENAALKVYRDREEESKKMKEEADAVNNRDEAEETFRKYDSNQNQMLELVELQTRIVFDRNRDGAVTEDEARFFLDERDQVDFETFVTLCWPRIKPFLMMDSGLFKPPGEEPQGTAEETEEAELQSDTYELEGSEHDPAVKDASYVEEGYLPHNGEEEDEDTMDEQEEDDGEDVGEGEVERAGGGEKPPVEYDPATQELINKANEARNQYTEADRHVREMEQEIRSIKELLEKDYGKDEEFAALNGECFNFEDREYVYKLCPFDKAIQQPRNGGAETRLGTWDRWNGPGDYSAMIYSNGAPCWNGPQRSAVVHLECGLDTRVLSVTEPNRCEYEYRMQTPAACLYQEEQSNGSKEAHDEL, encoded by the exons ATGTCACCCAAACATAGAAGCGGGggctggttgctgctgctggctacGATTTGTAATTTTGGTATTCTAGTGCTCACCGAGCTACCCCGTCCTAGGGGAGTTTCTATCGCACAAGCTAGTCTGTACGAAGACCGCACCGGTAGCGGGCAGTTTGTATGTCTCGATGGTAAAAAGATAATACACCGGGAGAACATCAACGACGATTACTGCGATTGCGACGATGGTAGTGACGAGCCGGGTACGGCCGCTTGTCCGAGTGGCATCTTTCACTGCACTAATGCCGGCTACAAGCAACTCAACATCCCCAGTTCAAGAGTAAACGACGGAATCTGTGATTGCTGCGATGCCTCGGACGAGTATGCTTCGCAGGCGAACTGTGCGAACACATGCAGCGAACTTGGCAAGGAAGATCGAATGCGTGAAAAGCAGCGTAGCGAGATGCTCAAGACGGGCAACCAGCTAAGGTTGGAAATGAGCCAGCGAGGACGCTCACTGAAGGATGAACAGCGGGCCCGGCTGGCCGATCTCGACAAAAATCGTGCCGAGGCGGAAGCATTGAAACAGGAGAAGGCAACATTGAAAACAGAAGCGGAGGAGTTGGAAAATGCGGCCCTGAAGGTATACCGAGACCGTGAGGAGGAATcgaaaaaaatgaaggaagAGGCCGACGCTGTGAACAATCGCGACGAAGCGGAAGAAACATTCCGGAAATATGATTCTAATCAGAATCAAATGCTCGAGCTTGTCGAACTGCAAACGAGGATCGTTTTCGATCGCAATCGGGACGGTGCGGTAACGGAGGATGAAGCTCGCTTTTTCCTAGACGAGCGAGATCAGGTGGACTTCGAAACATTCGTAACCTTGTGTTGGCCGCGCATCAAACCTTTCCTTATGATGGATTCCGGGCTATTTAAACCGCCAGGTGAAGAGCCCCAAGGCACAGCAGAAGAAACGGAGGAAGCGGAGTTGCAATCCGATACCTACGAACTGGAAGGTAGCGAACATGATCCAGCCGTAAAAGATGCCTCCTACGTGGAGGAAGGCTATCTACCGCACAACGGGGAGGAGGAAGACGAAGATACGATGGACGAGCAGGAGGAAGATGACGGGGAGGATGTCGGCGAAGGAGAGGTCGAACGGGCAGGCGGAGGCGAAAAGCCACCAGTTGAATATGATCCGGCGACACAGGAACTGATTAATAAGGCGAACGAGGCGCGTAACCAGTACACAGAAGCGGATCGTCACGTAAGAGAGATGGAACAGGAAATTCGCAGCATTAAGGAGCTGCTGGAGAAGGATTACGGCAAGGATGAAGAGTTTGCTGCCTTAAATGGAGAATGTTTCAACTTCGAGGATCGTGAGTACGTGTACAAACTATGTCCGTTTGACAAGGCGATCCAGCAACCTCGAAATGGTGGAGCCGAAACAAG ATTAGGAACCTGGGACCGATGGAACGGACCGGGTGACTACAGTGCGATGATATATTCGAACGGAGCACCTTGCTGGAATGGACCTCAGCGGTCTGCTGTGGTGCATTTGGAATGTGGCCTCGACACCAGGGTACTATCCGTCACAGAGCCGAACCGTTGTGAATACGAGTATCGCATGCAAACACCGGCAGCTTGCTTATATCAAGAAGAGCAATCGAACGGTTCCAAAGAAGCGCACGACGAGCTATAG